One stretch of Sulfuricystis multivorans DNA includes these proteins:
- a CDS encoding DUF4212 domain-containing protein has protein sequence MKLTEKHREYWRRNLRITTMLLMIWFVVTFVAGWFARELNEIVIIGPLGFYLGAQGAPFIYLLIIGYYARYMNRLDRRYGVQEGEDE, from the coding sequence ATGAAGCTGACGGAAAAACATCGTGAATATTGGCGCAGGAATCTACGCATCACCACGATGCTGCTCATGATCTGGTTCGTCGTCACCTTCGTTGCCGGCTGGTTTGCCCGCGAACTGAATGAAATCGTCATCATCGGCCCCTTGGGGTTCTACCTGGGCGCTCAGGGCGCACCGTTCATCTATTTGTTGATCATCGGCTATTACGCAAGATATATGAACCGCCTCGATCGGCGCTATGGTGTTCAGGAAGGCGAGGACGAGTGA